The Betta splendens chromosome 24, fBetSpl5.4, whole genome shotgun sequence DNA window AAGCACTGCAGACAAAACACTCTGGCATaagcagcacaagcagcagcaaaaaacaTGCTCCCAAAAAGAATATTGTTTAAGACATTCATGAAAAAATGGTCCATTTACTCATTGTGCAATGTGTTCTTCATAGTATATTTGTGCTGTATAATTATAATACAATTTGCAAGGTTCcagaacacatactgtacaaacagtctGACTCACACCATGTATTCctcctactgtatataaattgTTCTATATTGTTAGATGTCTTTGTTGCATATTAAACTTCATCCCATCAACAGTCCTTGAGTTCACAGTTCTGGACCCATAGTTATTACAAACCATCATGGTTCTGAGTTTGTTTTAATCACGCGTCCTCCTCATTGTAGAAAAACATGTAGTAGAAGAGCGCACTAATTGCGAGCAGAGCCACTGAGAGCAGCATGTTCTTCCGATTCTCTCCTCTTAGGGTCTCCAGCTCTTTGTCTAAATGAGAATAACAAGACTCCTGTGTTTTCCGTAAACAAGCCAGTATTTAATGGCACTTATTACTATTACTCACCTAATTTTTGCACCCTTTCGTTCATGATGGTCACCTCATCCTCCAGTTCCTGCCTGTGGAGCAGAGAGCTTTTATGTGGCTGATTAGGAAGGACACTGGATTTCATAAAGGCCCCATTGATCATATTTAATTGTTAGCACCTAGTGAGAAGGTGCGCGTCCATCACCTCTCTCTGTCGttcagcgcctccttcctgctcctgaaGTCCGCCCGGTCCAGGTTGTCCTGGCAACGAGCCCTCCGCTGCTCCAGACGGTCAATCTACGGAAACATCAGGCACCAGGctcataaaaatattaataataacctAATAAACATACACCGTGTTCAGCCAGAGCTGGAGAGAAACACGGAAATGACGCATGTTACTGTACCTCTGTAGCGACGCTGATTTTCTCTCGTCTTCTATCTTTTACTTTAGTCATTTTGTGAAGAAACGTATCCTAATTTCTGAATGAAACTACGACTGTGCGGACGTGTTTTTGCTTTCACTTCTTCTTCGTGGGTTGTCGCATTTCCGCTTGACTCGTCACCCCTTTCTCGCGTTGCCGCCCTCTACCGGCCGCCGGCGGTAAAGCGCGTTCACCCAGCAGACACGTTGGTTGAGCCGAGGCCGAGGAGTCGGACACACTTTAATCTGTTACTGCGTCATAGTGATTTAATTAATATGAAACGGGGCTGCATTATAAAAATTGTTGCTGGTTTTCTCAGTGGTTTAAAACATCCAGAACATTTTGAATACGTTTCCTTGTGGTTCCAGAGTAAAGGAGAGCGAGAACGCGCTTCTTCACTTGAGATTCGATCACTGTGGACAGAACACacattaattaatcaattaattaatagtgtgtcatttttttatttgaggacacattgtgtgtgttgatggGGGAAATGCCATTTTTTGGGACAGTGCTCATTATCATTATCTGATTTTTGGTGTCTGGTATTAGTCATTCTTATGTTGCTTTTCAGCGTATGGGGAAACCACGTCAAGACCACGAAGAGGAGTCCCAGGTCAGCTTGTTCTCAAAGGGTCAACACGGAGACCGGCTTCAGAGTAAGTCGGAGCCTGCGGTGCTTAGTCCATGTGAGTTTTCGTCCCGCTTCTGTGATGGGTTGCGGGCCTGTGTTGCGGCTCTGGGGCGCCCTCTGGCGGAGGCGAGGGGGAGGTTCACAGTGGAGAGACAATCAGTGTTCTCTGCAGGGTGCGGCCAGTCCTGCCTCTTGACCACGGCTCAGGGTGGGTCCATTCATCGCCAGCAGCCGTTTATAAATCAGatgagttgtgtgtgttttttttcctagttCCTAGTTAAAAATGATTATACCGTGGCTTCAGCCTTAATTAAACCACGACTCCCTCCTTTTCCCGGCAGCTATAATGTGTGTATCACGGCATATGGGCAGACAGGCAGTGGGAAGACTCACACCATGCTGGGATCCCAGCCAGTGGACGAGCACTCAGGCGGCATCATCCCAAAGGCGGCTGCTGAGCTGTTTGGGTGAGAAAGACGGGCTGTGGATTCACCAACGTTCGGTTGAGGTGAGATCAGAACCTTAACTCGTCTTGTTATCGTGACCCTGTCTTCTTGCTGACGAGCTTCACCGAGTCCCTGCAGCGTCTGGGATTCAGCTCCCAAGCCCAGCAGTATTGTTATAGTAGAAATAGTATATACTTCAAAAAAACTAGATGAAATGTCATTCACCTTCTCAGGTTGTGTATGTAGAAGTTATGATTTTGTATAAACTGTGTGGAAAAAAAGGGTCAAAATAAACCAGTGATGTGACACACTTGGTTTTGTGGAGCAGGATGCGTTGCCTGATTTGGGAGGAAAACAAATCTGGCAATTTCCTCCAAGGAGGTGAAAGAGTTGGGCATCATCCCACGGTGAACAGAAGAACATGCCGTATCTGgtaattaaatctgttttttcatcatttcccttcagacaaatgtttttttcttttcatcagCTCCTTCCTGTCAGCTACCGCGAACTGTGGTGAGAGCTCACATTTTATTTAGGCGCTAATCCGTGTGCATCAGGTGCTAAGGCGACGTGCCCAGCAGCGGGAGTCAGGGGCCGTGGTCGCCATGACAACGCTTctctcaaaaacaaaacatccggCCTCGATTGACTGATTCCAGggtcaaaatacaaaaaaaattaaagtctGGCCAATTACTGCTGAAACATAACATTAGGTTTTAATCATTTCAAGCAAACTGTTACAGTCAACAGTTACATAAGTTAATTGTTATACAGTATTGATCTAAtcttacctttttttttaaaccaagtTCTTCCCCATCCCTTTTTCCTCCCAAACATAGAAACGGCAAATCCATAAAAGCGCAGGCAAGTAAGTAGTAACAGCACAGTACATTCATCAACTCAACGATACGCTTTGTACGAACAATAAGGCAAGTAGAAGAAAGAGCGGACGAACGGATGGAGAACGATGGCGGACGCGTTGGAACCAAGGCAGAGTGTGTGGTCGTCTCGTAGGCAGGATCACGCGGGACGCTTCCTTCTGGACAACAGACCCAAACGAGGTAAGGCTTCTCGTCAGAGgcggtcgggggggggggggcagctgccTTTAGTGGGGCCGAGAGGCTTGTACCTGGAGATGGAAATATTCTGTACTTCTACACCATCTACTGACGTTCAGCGTCTGTTTAAAAAGAAGGACAGGAGCTCGTATCCAAAACGATGACTCAGCGCGTCACCGTGGTCTTCTTTGCAGGCCGCTCTCAGGTTCAATCTCATGGCATACATTTCCCTGGGCTTGAGGCCAATGTGTACGTGAATATGCTTTAACATCCTTATCGTCGCATGACGACGTACCAGCGGTGAATAGAGTCAGTGCTGATGACaaggaaacaacacaacaggctGATTTTTCACACGGTATCTGGAGAGACTGGAGCGCTCCGGCAGAAAAAGGCTAAAGGACAGATGAGAAAACGAAAACATCACTCATTCAATGCCACGTcgagccaccagggggcagaaCTGTGCTGGAGAACTAATGCCTTATGCAGCATGccttcattttttcattttcttattctcgttttttttttctaacattGACACAGAGatatgaaacaaaaaacaagtggTTC harbors:
- the ccdc167 gene encoding coiled-coil domain-containing protein 167, producing the protein MTKVKDRRREKISVATEIDRLEQRRARCQDNLDRADFRSRKEALNDRERQELEDEVTIMNERVQKLDKELETLRGENRKNMLLSVALLAISALFYYMFFYNEEDA